In one window of Rhinoderma darwinii isolate aRhiDar2 chromosome 7, aRhiDar2.hap1, whole genome shotgun sequence DNA:
- the MUTYH gene encoding adenine DNA glycosylase isoform X1, producing the protein MGRSAMKRASNKVPKKEAASPSKQPAAKNGGETAESREAAMLSVSRQGFTLCVLIADPSPLPAPYHTFTSEETATFRKNLLAWYDQNKRDLPWRKLANAESDLDHKAYSVWVSEVMLQQTQVSTVIDYYTKWMKTWPTVQDLAMASLEEVNELWSGLGYYSRGRRLHEGAQKVVRELGGRMPRTAEDLQKLLPGVGRYTAGAVASISYGQVTGVVDGNVIRVLCRLRCIGADFTSSAVTDALWNLANNLVDPDRAGDFNQAVMELGATVCTPKKALCGECPLQSLCRAYKKVELDSASSLSKLVNSRANTRGGRVSDIEDCGVSGGITAAASCSLCIQSSDQWDRSLGVANYPRKSAKRPPREEQTVTCVWERPGEMGDPEYLLVQRPQKGLLAGMWEFPSMLLETAPTVKERADILCSRLQEVIGSEVSVKDLQFVGEVIHIFSHIHQTYQVYFLPASRPHSAPVEVEEAERPGFRWVTRRQFMESAVSTAMKKILKLCESPRSPGARAEPSRKRKKDISDFQPSRGSVKVDSKQRSIQNFFKTAAKK; encoded by the exons ATGGGGCGCTCCGCCATGAAACGTGCCTCAAATAAAGTGCCAAAGAAAGAGGCGGCGTCTCCGAGCAAACAGCCCGCGGCCAAAAACGGAGGTGAGACGGCAGAGAGCAGAGAggccgccatgttgtctgtcagCAGACAGGGATTCACATTGTGCGTTCTCATTGCAGACCCCTCCCCCCTTCCCGCTCCGTATCATACATTCACCTCGGAGGAGACGGCGACATTCAGAAAGAACCTCCTCGCCTGGTATGACCAAAATAAACGAGACCTGCCGTGGCGGAAACTG GCCAATGCAGAATCGGACTTGGACCACAAAGCTTATTCAG TCTGGGTGTCGGAGGTGATGTTGCAGCAGACTCAGGTTTCCACCGTTATCGACTATTACACCAAATGGATGAAG ACGTGGCCGACAGTTCAGGATCTGGCGATGGCGTCACTGGAG GAGGTGAATGAGttgtggtccggtctggggtatTACTCCCGGGGTCGGCGGCTGCATGAAGGCGCCCAGAAG GTTGTGCGGGAGTTGGGGGGTCGGATGCCTCGCACTGCCGAAGACTTGCAAAAACTGCTGCCAGGGGTGGGCAGGTACACGGCCGGGGCAGTGGCTTCTATCTCCTATGGGCAG GTTACGGGCGTCGTAGACGGAAACGTCATCCGGGTTCTCTGCCGCCTGCGCTGCATTGGGGCTGATTTTACCTCCTCGGCCGTCACTGACGCTCTATG GAATCTGGCAAATAATCTCGTTGACCCGGATCGAGCAGGAGATTTTAATCAGGCGGTGATGGAGCTGGGAGCGACGGTCTGCACGCCAAAAAAAGCACTGTGCGGTGAATGTCCTCTGCAGAGCCTGTGCCGCGCATACAAGAAG GTGGAGCTGGATTCTGCATCCTCCCTCAGTAAACTTGTGAACAGCAGAGCTAACACTCGAGGCGGCCGCGTCTCCGACATCGAGGATTGTGGTGTGTCTGGAGGAATTACAG CTGCCGCCTCGTGTTCGCTCTGCATCCAGTCCAGTGACCAGTGGGACCGCAGCCTCGGAGTGGCCAACTACCCCCGCAAATCTGCAAAGAGACCACCaagagaggagcagactgtgacctgtgtgtgGGAGAGACCCGGAGAGATGGGGGACCCCGAATATTTACTGGTTCAGAGACCCCAGAAAG ggctCCTGGCTGGGATGTGGGAGTTTCCCAGCATGCTATTGGAGACCGCGCCCACTGTGAAGGAACGGGCGGATATTCTGTGCAGCCGTCTCCAGGAAGTGATCGGCTCTGAGGTTTCGGTAAAGGATCTGCAGTTTGTCGGGGAG GTCATCCACATCTTCTCTCACATCCACCAGACGTACCAGGTCTACTTCCTGCCAGCGAGTCGCCCGCACAGCGCTCCCGTAGAGGTGGAGGAGGCCGAGCGTCCAGGGTTTCGCTGGGTCACCAGGAGACAATTTATGGAGTCCGCCGTCTCTACTGCCATGAAAAAG ATTCTTAAGTTATGTGAGAGTCCGAGGTCACCGGGCGCCAGAGCTGAGCCG TCCAGAaagaggaaaaaggacataaGCGACTTCCAACCGTCCCGTGGAAGTGTCAAGgtggacagcaagcagaggtctatACAGAACTTCTTCAAAACTGCTGCTAAAAAATGA
- the TOE1 gene encoding target of EGR1 protein 1, with translation MTSLKVPVIDVHIDNFGELWPSMLLALKTSTFIAVDTELSGLGSRRSLLNQCVEERYKAICLAARTRSILSLGIACFKMLPEKGEDAYLSQIYNLTLLCTEDYTIEPQSVQFLVQHGFDFNKQYSLGIPYYKGNDKDDERHLQSVRTLFLELLKARKPLILHNGLIDLAFLYQCFYAQLPDKMMNFIADLSEMFPAGIYDTKYASEFEARFMASYLEYAYKKCKRENCKLMVSSSRHLVVEFCRYPAAMSLYVDYRLCSLPDAVAADSSPAALHICERFSAYGWCPNGFKCAQSHNIDLILEEDEKCKEQKKRRRRKRKKVAATEANVEMDSEPPCKQGSGFPLKGSDTAQRVTGASESMTNNVDCQMEEDQDGAKNLPESVPSEQSYQPGDPEKTPPPLPEERAPILQDLPTNQDSANINHSTPADGPVSKPPPSSSEGGTHRAGFDAFMTGYIMAYVWMLKKSSDPSTSCCLPDCLNKVYLSGKNVPLQIVKSIFSKSSRAHVQKMRLISSVGS, from the exons ATGACGAGTTTGAAGGTCCCGGTGATCGATGTTCACATTGATAATTTCGGTGAGCTCTGGCCGTCCATGTTACTGGCGCTGAAGACCTCCACGTTTATAGCGGTGGACACC GAGCTGAGCGGTCTGGGATCCAGGAGGAGTTTACTGAACCA ATGTGTTGAGGAGCGGTATAAAGCGATCTGCCTCGCAGCGCGGACACGCTCCATACTGTCCCTGGGGATCGCCTGCTTCAAAATGCTTCCTGAAAAA GGCGAGGACGCCTACCTGTCTCAGATCTACAACCTGACCCTGCTGTGTACGGAGGACTACACCATAGAACCTCAGTCCGTCCAGTTCCTTGTCCAGCACGGCTTTGACTTCAATAAGCAATATTCCCTGGGGATCCCGTACTACAAGGGCAACGACAAG GACGATGAGCGTCATCTTCAGAGCGTCCGCACTCTCTTTCTTGAACTTCTTAAGGCTCGGAAGCCGCTCATCCTGCACAACGGCCTCATAGACTTGGCTTTCCTCTATCAATGCTTCTACGCGCAGCTCCCTGACAAGATGATGAACTTCATCGCAGACCTGTCCGAAATGTTTCCCGCGGGAATCTACGACACAAAGTACGCCTCCGAGTTCGAGGCTCGATTTATGGCTTCTTATCTGGAGTACGCCTACAAGAAATG CAAACGTGAGAACTGCAAACTGATGGTCTCCAGCAGCCGGCACCTGGTCGTGGAGTTCTGTCGCTATCCGGCCGCCATGTCATTGTACGTGGATTATCGCCTGTGCTCCCTCCCGGATGCCGTAGCTGCGGACTCCAGCCCCGCCGCCCTCCACATCTGTGAGCGGTTTTCA GCCTACGGCTGGTGCCCCAATGGATTCAAGTGCGCACAATCCCACAATATAGATCTGATCCTCGAGGAGGATGAGAAATGCAAAGAACAGAAGAAGAGGAGAAGACGTAAGAGAAAGAAAGTCGCTGCGACTGAAGCCAATGTGGAGATGGACTCGGAGCCCCCCTGTAAACAAGGCTCTGGGTTCCCCCTTAAAGGCAGCGATACAGCGCAAAGAGTGACGGGGGCATCAGAATCCATGACTAATAATGTGGACTGTCAAATGGAGGAAGACCAAGACGGTGCCAAGAACCTCCCAGAGTCTGTGCCCTCAGAGCAGTCCTACCAGCCGGGGGATCCTGAGAAGACCCCACCACCATTACCTGAGGAGCGTGCCCCAATATTACAGGATTTACCGACTAACCAGGACTCGGCCAACATCAACCATTCAACACCAGCGGATGGCCCGGTCTCCAaaccaccaccatcatcctcCGAGGGAGGAACCCACAGAGCCGGGTTTGATGCCTTCATGACGGGGTACATCATGGCCTACGTGTGGATGCTGAAGAAGAGCTCGGACCCCTCGACGTCCTGCTGCCTCCCGGACTGCCTGAACAAGGTCTATCTGAGCGGGAAGAACGTTCCTCTGCAGATCGTCAAGAGCATCTTCTCCAAGTCCTCCCGCGCGCACGTCCAGAAGATGCGGCTGATCTCCAGTGTCGGCTCCTGA
- the MUTYH gene encoding adenine DNA glycosylase isoform X2: MGRSAMKRASNKVPKKEAASPSKQPAAKNGDPSPLPAPYHTFTSEETATFRKNLLAWYDQNKRDLPWRKLANAESDLDHKAYSVWVSEVMLQQTQVSTVIDYYTKWMKTWPTVQDLAMASLEEVNELWSGLGYYSRGRRLHEGAQKVVRELGGRMPRTAEDLQKLLPGVGRYTAGAVASISYGQVTGVVDGNVIRVLCRLRCIGADFTSSAVTDALWNLANNLVDPDRAGDFNQAVMELGATVCTPKKALCGECPLQSLCRAYKKVELDSASSLSKLVNSRANTRGGRVSDIEDCGVSGGITAAASCSLCIQSSDQWDRSLGVANYPRKSAKRPPREEQTVTCVWERPGEMGDPEYLLVQRPQKGLLAGMWEFPSMLLETAPTVKERADILCSRLQEVIGSEVSVKDLQFVGEVIHIFSHIHQTYQVYFLPASRPHSAPVEVEEAERPGFRWVTRRQFMESAVSTAMKKILKLCESPRSPGARAEPSRKRKKDISDFQPSRGSVKVDSKQRSIQNFFKTAAKK, encoded by the exons ATGGGGCGCTCCGCCATGAAACGTGCCTCAAATAAAGTGCCAAAGAAAGAGGCGGCGTCTCCGAGCAAACAGCCCGCGGCCAAAAACGGAG ACCCCTCCCCCCTTCCCGCTCCGTATCATACATTCACCTCGGAGGAGACGGCGACATTCAGAAAGAACCTCCTCGCCTGGTATGACCAAAATAAACGAGACCTGCCGTGGCGGAAACTG GCCAATGCAGAATCGGACTTGGACCACAAAGCTTATTCAG TCTGGGTGTCGGAGGTGATGTTGCAGCAGACTCAGGTTTCCACCGTTATCGACTATTACACCAAATGGATGAAG ACGTGGCCGACAGTTCAGGATCTGGCGATGGCGTCACTGGAG GAGGTGAATGAGttgtggtccggtctggggtatTACTCCCGGGGTCGGCGGCTGCATGAAGGCGCCCAGAAG GTTGTGCGGGAGTTGGGGGGTCGGATGCCTCGCACTGCCGAAGACTTGCAAAAACTGCTGCCAGGGGTGGGCAGGTACACGGCCGGGGCAGTGGCTTCTATCTCCTATGGGCAG GTTACGGGCGTCGTAGACGGAAACGTCATCCGGGTTCTCTGCCGCCTGCGCTGCATTGGGGCTGATTTTACCTCCTCGGCCGTCACTGACGCTCTATG GAATCTGGCAAATAATCTCGTTGACCCGGATCGAGCAGGAGATTTTAATCAGGCGGTGATGGAGCTGGGAGCGACGGTCTGCACGCCAAAAAAAGCACTGTGCGGTGAATGTCCTCTGCAGAGCCTGTGCCGCGCATACAAGAAG GTGGAGCTGGATTCTGCATCCTCCCTCAGTAAACTTGTGAACAGCAGAGCTAACACTCGAGGCGGCCGCGTCTCCGACATCGAGGATTGTGGTGTGTCTGGAGGAATTACAG CTGCCGCCTCGTGTTCGCTCTGCATCCAGTCCAGTGACCAGTGGGACCGCAGCCTCGGAGTGGCCAACTACCCCCGCAAATCTGCAAAGAGACCACCaagagaggagcagactgtgacctgtgtgtgGGAGAGACCCGGAGAGATGGGGGACCCCGAATATTTACTGGTTCAGAGACCCCAGAAAG ggctCCTGGCTGGGATGTGGGAGTTTCCCAGCATGCTATTGGAGACCGCGCCCACTGTGAAGGAACGGGCGGATATTCTGTGCAGCCGTCTCCAGGAAGTGATCGGCTCTGAGGTTTCGGTAAAGGATCTGCAGTTTGTCGGGGAG GTCATCCACATCTTCTCTCACATCCACCAGACGTACCAGGTCTACTTCCTGCCAGCGAGTCGCCCGCACAGCGCTCCCGTAGAGGTGGAGGAGGCCGAGCGTCCAGGGTTTCGCTGGGTCACCAGGAGACAATTTATGGAGTCCGCCGTCTCTACTGCCATGAAAAAG ATTCTTAAGTTATGTGAGAGTCCGAGGTCACCGGGCGCCAGAGCTGAGCCG TCCAGAaagaggaaaaaggacataaGCGACTTCCAACCGTCCCGTGGAAGTGTCAAGgtggacagcaagcagaggtctatACAGAACTTCTTCAAAACTGCTGCTAAAAAATGA